The proteins below are encoded in one region of Pseudonocardia sp. DSM 110487:
- a CDS encoding 3-hydroxyacyl-CoA dehydrogenase codes for MDITNGVALVTGGASGLGLATAKALRAAGAQVVIVDLPTSEGAERAAAISRELGDGVRFAPADVRSEADVAAALDLADELGPLRVAVNCAGIGTAHRTIGRKGVFPLPDFTRVIEINLIGTFNVIRLSAERMTRLDPIGEERGVIVNTASVAAFDGQIGQAAYSASKGGVVGMTLPIARDLASAQIRVMTIAPGLFDTPLLAGASDEVRASLGEQVPHPARLGDPAEYAALVTHIVVNPMLNGEVIRLDGAIRMAPR; via the coding sequence GTGGACATCACGAATGGGGTTGCGCTGGTCACCGGAGGCGCGTCCGGGCTGGGACTCGCCACGGCCAAGGCGCTGCGCGCCGCGGGCGCGCAAGTGGTGATCGTCGACCTGCCGACGTCCGAGGGTGCCGAGCGCGCCGCGGCGATCAGCAGGGAACTCGGCGACGGGGTGCGTTTCGCCCCCGCCGATGTCCGCAGCGAGGCCGACGTGGCCGCCGCCCTCGATCTGGCCGACGAGCTCGGGCCACTGCGGGTGGCGGTGAACTGCGCCGGAATCGGCACCGCCCACCGGACGATCGGGCGCAAGGGGGTGTTCCCGCTGCCCGACTTCACGCGCGTCATCGAGATCAACCTGATCGGCACGTTCAACGTGATCCGCTTGTCCGCCGAGCGAATGACACGGCTCGACCCGATCGGCGAGGAGCGTGGCGTGATCGTCAACACCGCGTCCGTGGCGGCGTTCGACGGCCAGATCGGCCAGGCCGCCTATTCCGCGTCGAAGGGCGGCGTGGTGGGGATGACCCTCCCGATCGCGCGCGATCTCGCGAGTGCCCAGATCCGCGTGATGACGATCGCGCCCGGGTTGTTCGACACCCCGTTGCTCGCCGGGGCATCGGACGAGGTGCGCGCCTCGCTCGGTGAGCAGGTGCCGCACCCCGCCCGACTCGGAGATCCCGCGGAGTATGCGGCACTCGTGACGCACATCGTTGTCAATCCGATGCTCAACGGCGAGGTCATCCGGCTCGACGGCGCAATCCGGATGGCCCCGCGCTGA
- a CDS encoding Lsr2 family protein, which translates to MAKQTTVTLVDDLDGSVADEQVEFAMDGRSYEIDLSSANSARLREALAPFVSAARRTSGRRRSGGGGAVAAARPSTDREQNQAIREWAQQQGMKISERGRIPSNVLEAYHKAH; encoded by the coding sequence GTGGCCAAGCAGACGACCGTCACCCTGGTCGACGACCTGGACGGCAGCGTCGCCGACGAGCAGGTCGAGTTCGCGATGGACGGCAGGTCCTACGAGATCGACCTGTCCTCGGCCAATAGCGCCAGATTGCGCGAGGCCCTCGCGCCCTTCGTTTCCGCAGCTCGTCGCACGAGTGGACGCCGCCGTTCGGGTGGCGGTGGCGCCGTCGCCGCGGCCCGGCCCAGCACCGACCGCGAGCAGAACCAGGCCATTCGCGAATGGGCCCAGCAGCAGGGCATGAAGATCTCCGAGCGGGGCCGTATCCCGTCCAACGTGCTCGAGGCCTACCACAAGGCGCACTGA
- a CDS encoding AIM24 family protein, whose product MRGFRLNGHRVLEIDLQGGSVRAATGSMIAYTGEVTFRNAGLGGGDGLRAAIKRRATGESVALMQCSGTGTVWFAKDAMDVVIVELDGDTLKVESEQLLAISDGLRTDVAFAGLRGASSGQGLFTTTVTGAGAVALLSAGGPLIALEVSPQFPLVVDPDAFVASSGRLDQTFVTDVSWRNLIGESSGEAFSLRFDGTGVVYVQPEER is encoded by the coding sequence GTGCGCGGGTTCCGGCTGAACGGCCATCGGGTGCTCGAGATCGACCTGCAGGGCGGCTCGGTGCGGGCCGCCACCGGCTCGATGATCGCCTACACCGGCGAGGTGACCTTCCGCAACGCAGGCCTCGGCGGTGGCGACGGGCTGCGGGCGGCGATCAAGCGCCGGGCCACCGGCGAGTCGGTCGCGCTGATGCAGTGCTCCGGCACGGGCACCGTCTGGTTCGCGAAGGACGCGATGGACGTCGTGATCGTCGAGCTCGACGGTGACACCCTCAAGGTCGAGTCCGAGCAGCTGCTCGCGATCTCCGACGGCCTGCGCACCGACGTGGCGTTCGCCGGGTTGCGCGGCGCGTCGTCCGGGCAGGGCCTGTTCACCACCACCGTCACCGGCGCGGGCGCGGTCGCCCTGCTGTCGGCGGGCGGGCCGCTCATCGCGCTGGAGGTCTCGCCCCAGTTCCCGCTCGTGGTCGACCCCGACGCGTTCGTCGCCAGCAGCGGCAGGCTCGACCAGACCTTCGTCACCGACGTGTCGTGGCGCAACCTGATCGGCGAGAGCTCCGGCGAAGCGTTCTCCCTGCGCTTCGACGGCACCGGCGTCGTCTACGTCCAGCCTGAGGAGCGGTAG
- a CDS encoding ATP-binding protein — protein MEVSRRPAPGRIEFVHRSWPADPNQLAVIRRELSGWLAPLALTEIEVADVVLAVDEAAANAVRHAYGPDEAGAVELTLWTESGPSGPATLCIEVVDHGSWRPPSDGPKEGGRGIPLMSHMSESVLIHFDHRGSRVLLRHRIPDANGDREHEEA, from the coding sequence ATGGAGGTTTCGCGCCGGCCCGCCCCCGGCCGCATCGAGTTCGTTCACCGCAGCTGGCCGGCGGACCCGAACCAGCTCGCGGTGATCCGGCGGGAGCTCTCCGGCTGGCTCGCCCCACTGGCGCTCACGGAGATCGAGGTCGCCGACGTCGTGCTCGCCGTCGACGAGGCGGCCGCCAACGCGGTGCGGCACGCCTACGGCCCCGACGAGGCCGGCGCCGTCGAGCTCACGCTGTGGACGGAGTCGGGACCATCGGGACCAGCGACGCTCTGCATCGAAGTCGTCGACCACGGCAGCTGGCGGCCCCCGTCGGACGGGCCCAAGGAGGGTGGGCGGGGGATCCCGCTGATGAGCCACATGTCCGAGTCGGTGCTCATCCACTTCGACCATCGAGGCAGCCGCGTGCTCCTGCGACACCGGATTCCCGATGCGAACGGCGACCGGGAGCACGAGGAGGCCTGA
- a CDS encoding AIM24 family protein, which translates to MPFTEVNPKVVMAAVAPGTEVLARRGAMLAYTGDVGFAPVHTGQGGIGGMAGRMVRGEQVSQMVARGRGTVYYGFRGMYVTIVELDGSGPLSVEADRLVAHDAALQSTVVFLGQQGGIRGAVRGAVTGQGMFTTQLHGVGSVAVLSHGGTIALPVQPGRPTTVDPQAYVAHVGQVNADIAVNASWRDAVGRGSGEAIQLKLTGSGTVYVQASEQKV; encoded by the coding sequence GTGCCCTTCACCGAGGTGAACCCGAAGGTCGTCATGGCCGCGGTGGCGCCGGGCACGGAGGTGCTCGCCCGCCGCGGCGCGATGCTCGCCTACACCGGCGACGTCGGCTTCGCCCCCGTCCACACCGGGCAGGGCGGGATCGGCGGCATGGCCGGCCGGATGGTCCGGGGCGAGCAGGTGTCGCAGATGGTCGCCCGGGGACGCGGCACCGTCTACTACGGCTTCCGCGGCATGTACGTCACGATCGTCGAGCTCGACGGCTCCGGGCCGCTCTCCGTCGAGGCCGACCGCCTCGTTGCCCACGACGCCGCGCTGCAGTCCACGGTGGTCTTCCTCGGCCAACAGGGCGGCATCCGCGGCGCGGTGCGGGGCGCCGTCACCGGCCAGGGCATGTTCACGACCCAGCTGCACGGGGTCGGCTCGGTCGCGGTGCTCTCCCACGGCGGCACCATCGCCCTTCCGGTGCAGCCCGGCCGGCCCACCACGGTCGACCCCCAGGCCTACGTCGCCCACGTCGGGCAGGTGAACGCCGACATCGCCGTCAACGCGAGCTGGCGTGACGCCGTCGGCCGCGGCTCGGGCGAGGCGATCCAGCTGAAGCTGACCGGCAGCGGCACCGTGTACGTCCAGGCGTCCGAGCAGAAGGTGTGA
- a CDS encoding MFS transporter, whose protein sequence is MTGETGATTGRSGERTRLRLLQLTGLTSSCDRFSLAPLMVVISIDMRAPLVAVIAVASAYYLAYGLMQPVWGLVSDRIGRVRVMRIALLGAALAGVVSAVAPNLLVLGISRTIAAACVAALIPATLVYVGDMWPAQMRQRPLAEVLTASSLGTALATAGAGVAADLVGWRVVPAATGVAAAALWVALRRLPEPEREPVTRSPMRSLGAVVRHRWALAVLVLVLVEGAVVLGVVTYLAPAVQALGASAAIAGLVAASFGVGAVVLSRVVRLLVGRLSASGLAAIGAAMLIAGWTLPALTVSLTTVTVGGLLVGGSWAFLHTTLQSWATEVVPGERAAMIALFAALLFLGGSVGTAVLAPLADAAAFDTVFRAALTVSVPLAIAAVLARRRYGDRGTVDPGPVAD, encoded by the coding sequence GTGACTGGCGAGACCGGCGCGACGACGGGCCGAAGCGGCGAGCGGACCCGCCTGCGCCTGCTGCAGCTGACCGGGCTGACCAGCAGTTGCGACCGGTTCTCTCTCGCGCCGCTGATGGTGGTCATCAGCATCGACATGCGGGCGCCGCTCGTGGCCGTGATCGCCGTGGCGAGTGCCTACTACCTCGCCTACGGGCTGATGCAGCCCGTGTGGGGGCTGGTGAGCGATCGAATCGGGCGCGTCCGCGTCATGCGGATCGCGCTGCTGGGGGCCGCGCTGGCAGGCGTCGTGTCGGCCGTCGCCCCGAACCTGCTGGTCCTCGGCATATCCCGCACGATCGCGGCCGCCTGCGTAGCCGCGCTGATCCCGGCCACGCTGGTGTACGTCGGCGACATGTGGCCCGCGCAGATGCGGCAGCGCCCGCTCGCGGAGGTCCTCACGGCGTCGTCGCTCGGTACGGCGCTCGCGACGGCCGGGGCAGGAGTGGCCGCTGACCTGGTCGGCTGGCGTGTGGTGCCGGCCGCGACCGGCGTGGCCGCTGCCGCCCTGTGGGTGGCGCTGCGCCGGCTGCCCGAGCCCGAGCGTGAGCCGGTGACCAGGAGCCCGATGCGTTCCCTCGGCGCCGTGGTGCGCCACCGGTGGGCGCTCGCAGTGCTCGTCCTGGTGCTCGTCGAGGGCGCGGTCGTGCTGGGTGTGGTGACCTACCTCGCGCCCGCGGTGCAGGCGCTCGGCGCGTCGGCGGCCATCGCCGGGCTGGTGGCGGCGTCGTTCGGAGTGGGCGCCGTCGTCCTGTCGCGCGTGGTACGACTCCTGGTCGGGCGGCTGTCGGCGTCCGGGCTCGCGGCGATCGGCGCGGCCATGCTCATCGCCGGCTGGACACTGCCCGCGCTGACCGTCTCGCTCACCACGGTGACCGTCGGGGGACTGCTGGTGGGCGGGTCGTGGGCGTTCCTGCACACGACGCTGCAGAGCTGGGCCACCGAGGTGGTGCCAGGGGAGCGGGCGGCGATGATCGCGCTCTTCGCAGCCCTGCTGTTCCTCGGCGGCTCGGTCGGCACCGCGGTACTCGCCCCGCTCGCCGACGCGGCCGCGTTCGACACGGTGTTCCGGGCGGCGCTCACGGTGTCCGTGCCGCTGGCGATCGCGGCCGTGCTCGCCCGCCGCCGTTACGGCGACCGGGGGACGGTCGACCCCGGCCCGGTGGCCGACTGA
- a CDS encoding AMP-binding protein, whose translation MDVPVDLSFEPLTPVSFLDRAASAHGDRIAVVDGALRYSYAQLHERCTRLAGALAPLAQGRPVAVLAPNTHVLLEAHFGVPWAGVPLVAINTRLAAAEIAYILGHARAAVLVHDPVFDALVAEAVSGLAEPPVLVPVGERYEELLAAATPLTVTPSDERALLSVNYTSGTTGRPKGVMYHHRGAYLQALAMAAHTGLSPSAVHLWTLPMFHCNGWCFPWAVTAAAGTHVCLPKVEPDEVWRLMRDEGVTHLEGAPTVLSMIAYAAAAAPLERTVRVATGGAPPTPAILRRMGELGFDVTHLYGLTETFGPVMICDWRPEWNGLDPGEQARLKARQGVGNMISCRARVVGPDGADVPADGATIGEIALRGNNVMLGYLHDPDATAAAAPDGWFRTGDLGVVHPDGYVELRDRSKDVIISGGENIASVEVEQVLADHPAVLEAAVVAAPDERWGEVPVAYVTLHDGASATAEELREHVRGRLARFKAPKAVVFGPLPKTSTGKVQKYVLREMAGQRTAGASG comes from the coding sequence ATGGACGTCCCCGTGGACCTCTCGTTCGAGCCGCTGACACCGGTGTCGTTCCTGGATCGGGCCGCATCCGCGCACGGCGACCGGATCGCCGTCGTCGACGGCGCCCTGCGCTACAGCTACGCGCAGCTGCACGAGCGGTGCACGCGGCTGGCGGGCGCGCTCGCGCCCCTCGCGCAGGGTCGGCCGGTGGCGGTGCTGGCGCCGAACACCCACGTCCTGCTCGAGGCGCATTTCGGCGTGCCGTGGGCCGGGGTGCCGCTGGTCGCGATCAACACCCGGCTGGCGGCGGCGGAGATCGCCTACATCCTCGGGCACGCGCGGGCGGCCGTCCTCGTGCACGACCCGGTGTTCGACGCGCTGGTCGCCGAAGCCGTGTCCGGGCTGGCCGAGCCACCGGTGCTCGTGCCGGTGGGGGAGCGCTACGAGGAACTGCTTGCCGCTGCCACCCCGCTGACCGTAACGCCGAGCGACGAGCGAGCCCTGCTCTCGGTCAACTACACGTCGGGGACGACCGGGCGGCCCAAGGGCGTGATGTACCACCACCGTGGCGCCTACCTGCAGGCCCTCGCCATGGCCGCGCACACCGGGCTCTCGCCGTCGGCCGTGCACCTGTGGACGCTGCCGATGTTCCACTGCAACGGCTGGTGCTTCCCGTGGGCGGTCACCGCGGCCGCCGGCACCCACGTGTGCCTGCCGAAGGTGGAGCCCGACGAGGTCTGGCGGCTGATGCGCGATGAGGGCGTCACCCACCTGGAGGGCGCGCCGACGGTGCTCTCGATGATCGCCTACGCCGCGGCGGCGGCCCCGCTGGAGCGCACGGTCCGGGTGGCCACCGGTGGGGCTCCGCCGACGCCCGCGATCCTGCGCAGGATGGGCGAGCTGGGATTCGACGTCACCCACCTCTACGGCCTCACCGAGACGTTCGGCCCGGTGATGATCTGCGACTGGCGGCCGGAGTGGAACGGCCTCGACCCGGGAGAGCAGGCGCGGCTCAAGGCCCGCCAAGGCGTCGGGAACATGATCTCCTGCCGGGCCCGCGTGGTCGGGCCGGACGGCGCGGACGTCCCGGCCGACGGCGCGACGATCGGGGAGATCGCGCTGCGCGGCAACAACGTGATGCTGGGTTACCTGCACGACCCGGACGCGACGGCCGCTGCGGCCCCCGACGGCTGGTTCCGCACCGGCGACCTCGGCGTCGTGCACCCCGACGGCTACGTGGAGCTGCGCGACCGCAGCAAGGACGTGATCATCTCCGGCGGCGAGAACATCGCGAGCGTCGAGGTGGAGCAGGTGCTCGCCGACCACCCCGCGGTACTGGAGGCGGCCGTCGTGGCCGCGCCCGACGAGCGATGGGGCGAGGTACCCGTCGCCTACGTCACCCTCCACGACGGCGCGAGCGCCACCGCGGAGGAGCTGCGGGAGCACGTCCGCGGGCGGCTGGCGCGGTTCAAGGCACCGAAGGCGGTGGTGTTCGGGCCGCTACCCAAGACGTCGACGGGCAAGGTCCAGAAGTACGTGCTGCGTGAGATGGCGGGTCAGCGCACGGCAGGCGCGAGCGGGTAG